In a genomic window of Coprococcus eutactus:
- a CDS encoding phosphoribosylanthranilate isomerase, producing MKIKMCGITTPADVAAVNEVRPDYIGMVMYFPKSKRNVSAEAARMLLEELKEEVKKVAVVVSPDADQIAEIAALGFDVIQIHGQASDELIESAHLPVWKAFNVKDMDMYPHYQSLSNVAGYVFDAGEPGSGKTFDWNSLTDIDRDGRLFVLAGGLTPDNVRRAIEQVHPDVVDVSSGIEYDVVEGVQKPGKDPEKMRLMKRNIAAWQISGKSDN from the coding sequence ATGAAGATAAAGATGTGCGGAATCACGACCCCGGCCGATGTGGCCGCGGTGAATGAAGTGAGACCTGATTATATAGGAATGGTGATGTATTTCCCGAAATCAAAGAGAAATGTCAGTGCAGAGGCTGCGCGCATGTTACTCGAAGAACTGAAGGAAGAAGTTAAGAAGGTTGCAGTGGTGGTATCCCCGGATGCGGATCAGATAGCGGAGATAGCAGCGCTGGGATTTGATGTTATCCAGATTCATGGACAGGCCAGCGATGAGCTTATAGAGAGTGCGCATTTGCCTGTATGGAAGGCGTTCAATGTGAAGGATATGGATATGTACCCACATTATCAAAGCCTTTCGAATGTTGCAGGTTATGTGTTCGATGCCGGTGAACCTGGAAGTGGCAAGACATTTGACTGGAACAGTTTGACGGATATCGACAGAGATGGAAGGCTGTTTGTGCTTGCCGGAGGTCTCACGCCGGACAATGTGCGGCGAGCGATAGAGCAGGTACATCCTGACGTAGTCGATGTGTCATCTGGCATAGAGTACGATGTGGTAGAAGGCGTTCAAAAACCGGGCAAGGATCCGGAGAAGATGCGCCTGATGAAGAGGAATATCGCTGCTTGGCAGATTTCTGGTAAATCTGATAATTGA
- a CDS encoding glycoside hydrolase family 2 TIM barrel-domain containing protein, whose protein sequence is MIIPRHYENLHILHENTMSERNYYIPAEKAYSTPLDARDHSDRVQFLNGTWKFRYYDSIYKLQDEFYSEGYDISGFDDIPVPSVWQMHGYDYHQYTNVRYPFAFDPPYVPKDNPCGAYVTDFIYDQNEDAPLAHLNFEGVDSCFYVWLNGRYVGYSQVSHSTSEFDITEFIRNGSNRLCVLVLKWCDGSYLEDQDKFRMSGIFRDVYILKRSEGAVYDYFIKTSCDDIKDPTKADVTIDFTAFTEYSCVEDRFSSKPETVVDKGADSNVDIEVTILDADGNICSSGCVKREICAQGGTNTNAAEIKTTASSNSITLSIDSPVLWNAERPFLYTVIIRCAGEVITDRIGIREITIENKIVYINGMPIKFHGVNRHDSDPVTGFTISREQIIRDMSLMKQHNVNAIRTSHYPNVPYFYELCDEYGFYVIDEADIEAHGPSELFYSDNNWDNKAARWNEPIANNPEFCESILDRIMHCVIRDKNRASVVIWSMGNESAYGVTFEEALAWVKSYDSSRLTHYESAQYTDGKRKYDYSNLDLYSRMYPSISEMAEYIDGDGDKPYILCEYCHAMGNGPGDLEDYFQFFDSHETTCGGFVWEWCDHAIYRGKAANGKAMYAYGGDNGETIHDGNFCMDGLVYPDRRPHTGLLEFKNIHRPARIANYDGANGILTLHNYLDFTDIRDYLTMSYEVTCDGQVVISGNIDVPSVAPHGDGTVSLGLITEMQNFMHNLSTINGSDNSGSSTAADCSSIAERFSDKACIKDMIPHRAFLRVIYKAAVGSAFIKEGDVLGFDEVELDSPKQNTDEILDKTSALDKAQTMDKAQAIDKTQNLTEQDLAAQDTASTRLHISESDKEFVIKGKDFEYTFDRNTGNFAGIAVNGQELLAAPCDKTIWRAPTDNDRNIKNEWLRAHYDMISERTYETGCIIKDGCAVISCTSSLSAPTVQPVLRINAEWIITPEGTIKSKMHVKKNAEFPTLPRFGVRMILREDMRNVNYIGMGPYESYIDKHHASWHGSFSASIDEMHEDYIMPQENGSHFDCSLVQVSAPGASDESDRNSSDKNNFVNGSSYQSICNAQTAETIAATTAHSITVTSAVPFSMNASPYTAEELTKAAHNYELPESGKSVLCIDYRQNGIGSNSCGPELDEKYRFDEDEWEFGFTMHVK, encoded by the coding sequence ATGATCATTCCGCGTCACTACGAAAATCTGCATATTTTGCATGAAAACACCATGTCAGAGAGGAATTACTACATTCCAGCAGAGAAAGCATACAGCACACCACTTGATGCAAGGGATCACTCGGACAGAGTACAGTTTCTGAATGGAACCTGGAAGTTCCGCTACTACGACAGCATTTACAAGCTTCAAGACGAATTCTACAGTGAGGGATATGATATATCCGGTTTCGATGATATTCCGGTTCCATCAGTATGGCAGATGCACGGATACGACTATCACCAGTACACCAATGTCAGGTATCCATTTGCATTTGATCCGCCTTATGTGCCAAAGGACAACCCTTGCGGAGCATATGTGACTGACTTTATCTACGATCAGAACGAGGACGCCCCACTCGCGCACTTGAACTTTGAGGGTGTTGATTCCTGTTTCTATGTATGGCTCAACGGCAGGTATGTTGGCTACAGCCAGGTGTCCCACTCAACCAGTGAATTTGACATAACCGAATTCATAAGAAACGGCTCCAACAGGCTCTGCGTGTTGGTCCTCAAATGGTGCGACGGAAGCTATCTTGAGGATCAGGATAAGTTCCGCATGAGCGGTATTTTCAGGGATGTATATATCCTGAAACGCTCCGAGGGCGCTGTATACGACTATTTTATAAAGACCAGCTGTGACGATATAAAGGATCCAACTAAGGCAGATGTAACAATAGACTTCACAGCATTTACAGAATATTCCTGCGTTGAAGACCGTTTTTCATCAAAACCGGAAACAGTGGTTGATAAAGGCGCTGATTCAAATGTTGATATTGAAGTTACTATTCTGGACGCCGATGGCAACATATGTTCATCAGGCTGTGTAAAACGTGAAATTTGCGCCCAGGGCGGTACCAATACCAATGCAGCCGAGATTAAAACCACAGCCAGCTCCAACAGTATTACTTTATCGATTGACTCTCCTGTTCTGTGGAATGCAGAAAGACCATTCCTCTACACTGTCATCATCAGATGCGCCGGAGAGGTCATCACTGACAGGATAGGAATCAGGGAGATAACCATAGAGAATAAGATCGTGTATATCAACGGCATGCCTATCAAATTCCACGGAGTGAACAGGCACGACTCCGACCCTGTGACAGGTTTTACAATCAGCAGAGAACAGATCATCAGGGATATGTCTCTCATGAAGCAGCACAATGTCAACGCCATAAGGACCAGCCACTATCCAAATGTGCCTTATTTCTATGAGCTCTGCGACGAATACGGATTCTATGTGATAGACGAGGCTGACATAGAGGCACACGGTCCAAGCGAATTATTCTATTCGGATAACAATTGGGATAACAAAGCAGCAAGGTGGAATGAGCCGATAGCCAACAACCCTGAATTCTGTGAATCCATTCTTGACCGTATCATGCACTGCGTCATCAGGGACAAGAACCGTGCCAGCGTAGTCATTTGGTCCATGGGAAATGAGAGCGCATACGGCGTGACATTTGAGGAGGCTCTGGCATGGGTCAAGTCCTATGACAGTTCCCGTCTCACCCACTACGAGAGTGCCCAATATACAGACGGCAAGAGAAAATACGATTACAGTAATCTGGATCTCTACAGCAGAATGTATCCATCCATATCCGAGATGGCTGAATATATAGATGGTGACGGCGACAAGCCTTACATTCTGTGCGAATACTGCCATGCCATGGGCAACGGTCCCGGAGATCTGGAGGACTACTTCCAGTTCTTCGACAGCCACGAAACCACCTGCGGAGGATTTGTGTGGGAGTGGTGCGACCACGCCATATACAGGGGCAAGGCGGCAAACGGCAAGGCTATGTACGCCTACGGAGGCGACAACGGCGAGACTATCCACGATGGCAATTTCTGTATGGATGGCCTGGTCTATCCTGACCGCAGGCCGCACACCGGGCTGCTTGAATTCAAGAATATCCACCGTCCGGCCAGGATCGCTAACTATGATGGGGCAAATGGAATTCTGACGCTGCACAATTATCTGGATTTCACTGACATCAGGGATTACCTCACTATGAGCTATGAGGTCACTTGTGATGGACAGGTAGTTATATCCGGGAATATTGATGTTCCTTCCGTGGCACCTCACGGCGATGGGACTGTCAGCCTAGGACTTATTACGGAAATGCAGAACTTTATGCATAACCTATCCACAATCAATGGTTCTGATAATTCAGGCAGCTCAACTGCTGCCGATTGCTCTAGTATCGCTGAGCGTTTCAGTGATAAAGCCTGCATAAAGGATATGATTCCACATAGAGCATTCCTCCGTGTGATATATAAGGCAGCTGTAGGCAGTGCATTTATCAAGGAAGGTGATGTGCTTGGATTCGATGAAGTTGAACTTGACTCACCAAAGCAGAATACAGACGAGATTCTGGATAAAACATCAGCTTTGGACAAGGCGCAGACTATGGACAAGGCGCAGGCTATTGACAAAACGCAGAATTTGACAGAACAAGATCTAGCCGCTCAGGATACAGCTTCTACCCGCCTTCATATATCGGAGAGCGACAAAGAATTTGTTATCAAGGGTAAAGATTTTGAATATACATTTGACAGGAACACAGGAAACTTTGCAGGTATTGCGGTGAATGGTCAGGAACTTCTCGCTGCTCCGTGCGATAAGACCATCTGGCGCGCGCCTACAGACAACGACAGAAATATCAAGAACGAGTGGTTAAGAGCCCACTATGACATGATATCCGAAAGGACATATGAGACTGGCTGCATTATAAAAGATGGATGTGCCGTGATATCGTGCACGTCAAGCCTCTCAGCACCAACGGTACAGCCTGTTCTGAGGATAAACGCTGAATGGATAATAACACCTGAAGGAACTATAAAATCAAAAATGCATGTAAAGAAAAATGCTGAATTCCCTACGCTCCCAAGATTCGGCGTGAGGATGATTTTGAGAGAAGATATGCGAAATGTAAATTATATCGGTATGGGGCCATACGAGAGTTATATCGACAAGCACCATGCAAGCTGGCATGGCTCATTTTCTGCATCCATTGACGAGATGCACGAGGACTATATCATGCCGCAGGAAAATGGAAGCCACTTTGACTGTAGCCTTGTTCAGGTCAGTGCCCCTGGAGCAAGCGACGAGTCTGACAGGAATAGCTCCGACAAAAATAACTTTGTCAACGGTTCATCATATCAGAGCATTTGCAATGCGCAGACAGCCGAAACGATCGCAGCTACAACAGCCCACAGCATAACCGTGACATCCGCTGTGCCATTTTCAATGAACGCCTCGCCTTACACCGCAGAGGAACTGACCAAAGCAGCCCACAACTACGAGCTGCCGGAGAGCGGCAAATCCGTCCTGTGCATAGACTATCGCCAGAACGGAATCGGCTCCAACAGCTGCGGCCCCGAGCTTGATGAGAAATACAGATTTGACGAGGATGAGTGGGAATTTGGATTTACCATGCACGTGAAATAG
- a CDS encoding GNAT family N-acetyltransferase: MNDHGDISQVRHSEDLVIRLEKEDEYRKVENLVRNSFWNVYRPGCLEHYVLDQLRNDSAFVPELDFVMLLNGEIIGQNMFMRAEITADDGRSIRVMTMGPICIKNELKRKGYGKILLDYSLQKVAELGCGRIRQAVSI, translated from the coding sequence ATGAATGATCATGGGGATATCAGCCAGGTCAGACATAGTGAAGATCTGGTTATACGATTGGAAAAAGAGGATGAATACCGGAAAGTCGAGAATCTGGTGCGGAATAGTTTTTGGAATGTGTATCGTCCCGGCTGTCTGGAACACTATGTGCTTGATCAGCTGAGAAATGACAGTGCATTTGTCCCAGAACTGGATTTTGTAATGCTGTTAAATGGAGAAATCATCGGGCAGAACATGTTTATGAGGGCGGAAATAACAGCGGATGATGGAAGAAGTATTCGGGTTATGACGATGGGCCCTATATGCATAAAGAATGAACTTAAGCGTAAGGGATACGGGAAGATCCTACTTGACTATTCACTGCAGAAAGTTGCAGAACTTGGCTGCGGAAGAATTCGACAGGCAGTTTCCATATAA
- a CDS encoding ATP-binding protein, whose amino-acid sequence MWGDFMLERSAKKYIDSWIQSGRDALLITGVRQIGKTYLIKECLRESGVPYVELNFIDQPELVTLFDGARDAKDLLMRLSLVTKQPLEKGHTIIFLDEVQEFKDIVTRVKFLVEDGSYRYIMSGSLLGVELNDLRSAPVGYLRVCDMYPMDLCEFMVSVGVNQNVIDTLKECFMQRLPVDSFVHEKMIDVFNLYLIVGGMPEAVNTYVETNDLAKVAEVHEKIVRLYKSDFTKYETRYKLKLQEIYDAMPGQLDQKNKRFQINSIGKGLSYDRVANDFLWLKDAGVAIPVYNISEPKLPLVISENRNLFKLFFSDVGLLTSRYSDQVKMAILNKEKSINNGALFENVVSQELLSKGHKEYYFNSKKQGELDFVIELNGKVVPLEIKSGKDYKRHSALCNVLADENYGIEYAYVFSEGNVEVSGKKVYLPIYMMMFLENEKMVDTIYKLDLSGLTFDKDM is encoded by the coding sequence ATGTGGGGTGATTTTATGCTGGAAAGATCGGCAAAAAAATATATAGATTCATGGATTCAGAGCGGCAGGGATGCTTTGCTCATAACTGGAGTAAGACAGATCGGTAAGACATATCTTATAAAAGAATGCCTCAGAGAAAGTGGAGTTCCATATGTGGAATTGAATTTTATTGACCAACCAGAGCTTGTCACATTATTTGACGGTGCCAGAGATGCAAAGGATCTGCTTATGAGACTTAGCCTGGTGACTAAACAGCCTCTTGAGAAAGGTCATACGATCATATTTTTGGATGAGGTGCAGGAGTTTAAAGATATAGTGACAAGAGTGAAGTTTCTGGTGGAAGATGGGAGCTACAGGTATATCATGAGCGGTTCGCTTTTGGGCGTAGAGCTGAATGACCTCAGATCTGCACCGGTTGGATATCTGCGTGTATGCGATATGTATCCGATGGATCTGTGCGAATTTATGGTTTCTGTTGGTGTGAATCAGAATGTGATCGACACACTGAAGGAATGCTTTATGCAGAGGCTGCCAGTTGACTCGTTTGTACATGAAAAAATGATTGATGTATTTAATCTGTATCTTATCGTGGGCGGAATGCCGGAGGCGGTCAATACCTATGTGGAGACAAATGATCTTGCGAAGGTAGCGGAGGTACATGAAAAGATAGTTAGATTATATAAGAGTGATTTTACAAAGTATGAGACAAGATACAAGCTGAAACTGCAGGAGATATATGATGCTATGCCGGGACAGCTTGATCAGAAAAATAAACGGTTCCAGATCAATAGTATAGGTAAAGGTCTCAGTTATGACAGGGTTGCAAATGATTTCCTGTGGCTTAAGGATGCTGGGGTTGCGATACCGGTCTATAATATAAGTGAGCCGAAACTTCCACTTGTGATCAGTGAGAATAGGAATCTATTTAAACTATTTTTCTCCGATGTAGGGCTGCTGACAAGTAGGTATTCGGATCAGGTAAAAATGGCGATACTGAATAAAGAAAAGTCTATAAACAATGGTGCGCTATTTGAAAATGTGGTTTCTCAGGAACTACTCAGCAAAGGTCATAAAGAATATTATTTTAACAGCAAAAAGCAGGGGGAGCTTGATTTTGTAATAGAACTGAATGGAAAAGTAGTCCCACTGGAGATAAAATCGGGCAAGGATTACAAAAGGCACTCTGCATTGTGCAATGTTTTAGCTGATGAAAATTACGGAATAGAATATGCATATGTTTTTTCGGAGGGAAACGTAGAGGTCAGCGGCAAAAAAGTATATTTGCCAATATATATGATGATGTTTCTGGAAAACGAAAAGATGGTTGATACGATATATAAACTTGATCTATCTGGGTTGACGTTCGATAAGGATATGTAG
- a CDS encoding TetR/AcrR family transcriptional regulator, which produces MEETKVTRDTKEEILITALHRFARDGYEAVSVSQIAGDLGITKGALYRHYKNKRDIFDHIVARMEQGDSDQAESHDMPEGDKESMPEKYEEVSLDDFVQYSRSMFEYWTEDDFASSFRKLLVVEQFRSAEMQALYQQYLVAGPVGYVKDLFKSMGIKGARRKAAQFYAIMFLYYSLYDGASDRKKIKKQFGQAISEFAKNLQV; this is translated from the coding sequence ATGGAAGAAACTAAAGTCACAAGAGATACTAAGGAAGAGATATTGATAACGGCACTTCACAGATTTGCCAGAGATGGCTATGAGGCGGTGTCGGTGAGCCAGATAGCGGGTGATCTTGGGATTACAAAAGGTGCACTGTACCGACATTATAAGAATAAGCGGGATATATTCGATCATATTGTCGCGAGGATGGAACAGGGTGACAGTGATCAGGCGGAAAGTCATGACATGCCGGAGGGCGATAAAGAGAGCATGCCGGAAAAGTATGAAGAGGTATCACTGGATGACTTTGTGCAGTACAGCAGGTCTATGTTCGAGTACTGGACAGAGGATGATTTTGCCTCTTCTTTCAGAAAACTGCTTGTGGTAGAACAGTTCCGCAGTGCAGAGATGCAGGCTCTGTATCAGCAGTATCTTGTGGCGGGACCTGTCGGTTATGTAAAGGACCTGTTCAAGAGCATGGGAATCAAAGGCGCAAGGAGGAAGGCTGCACAGTTTTATGCGATCATGTTCCTGTACTATAGCCTTTATGATGGAGCGTCCGACAGGAAAAAGATAAAGAAACAATTTGGCCAGGCAATAAGTGAATTTGCCAAAAACTTACAGGTTTGA